In the Diadema setosum chromosome 11, eeDiaSeto1, whole genome shotgun sequence genome, tttgCTTGTTCTTCTGTCACCTGAACATTTTGGGACCACATCATCATTGCGATAGTTTCATTTGTTATATGGCGTAGCATCATAAACCGAAATCTTAGAAAATGCCTTATACATTCGTTGGAACTTTAATAATAAAGCAATTTATTAGATTACGACGGGTGTGAGAGTTGTTTCGTTTCATCCGATTATGCGCAGACGATTGAATGCTCCTGTTTAAACGCTACATTTTGTAGCGATCTGATATCCCATGGATATCAGATAGTTAACTGTTTTTGTAAGGCCACTGCTTGACATTTCAAAATCGCATGTAGCATAAGACAATGAAGCCAACCAAAATGTTGTACTCTCGATGTGACATGTAAATGGCGGCGCAGCTAAAAAAAGAGTGACATTGTGTATCATTCGGTTCACAGGAATCTGGGAGTCATGCGGGATACGGCGGTCATGTCAAAAGCGACGATTTCACGAATTTCAGCGAGGATCTAGGCACGCCCTCATCTCCGTTTTGTGACGAGAAGAAAGGTTGGGTGAATTTTACAGGGAGACATAAGACCTTCTTTTGTTCCTTCCACCATTGGGCTTTTCTTGTGGTCCGATTTTCACTGTCTATTGTCGTTGAAAATCGATGGACCGACCAGTTAAATTACCTTTCGAGTTGGGATAATTAGACgcgtataggcctataggggTTGCATGACTATTTTGTGCTAGCCTGTTCATAAGCAGCTCGGCATCTGTCTCAGTCTGTGAGGATTATGGTATCATGCATGATACAACGTTAAAAGACAAGAACAGTCGACCAGCCTAGAGACAATCTTCTGGGTTCGCTTCCTTCGAATAATGATAGACCCTACATTTTCCAAAGGTTTACTCTGTATACACCATTACCAACGAGTCTCGTGCAACCCTTTATACTATTAGGTCTTTGAACTTCCTCTTCAATTCATTCCTATATATATGGGATTGTTTTTCATTATACCTAGACTCTCTTCACTTTCTGTTCCTTTTCTGGATTTTTCATTCTATCATCTTTAggtatttttcttcatcttctctctctctctcgtcctTCGTCTTCCTTTGCTGTTTCTTCTACTAAAAATTGTCCGTTTCGTTACACTCGCCCCCACTTCTCCTATAcctgtttcattttttgttttcatactgTCTGTAAGGCTGAAAGAAAGCACGAGGTTTGTGCAAAAACATTCAAACCGGAACAAGCTAATCGCAACACAACatcaaaataattgaaaattgatgataatgataatgacgataGTGATAATAACagcagtaatgatgatgatgatgatgatgatgatgataatgatgattgatgatgatgatgatgataataataataataataataataataataataataataataataataataataataataataatgataataataataataccaatgaATAGTTATAATAACACTGTAATGATATGTGACTACTTTTGCAAAGCGCTCATTTCCACCTTTCAAAGCACATCGCACTTTGACACAATCTATCAACTATGCATGACATGATTCGCAGAAACGGAGGACTAATTGAACAacttacaaaataatacaagtaTAAGTATGGAGAGTCAAAGCTTGATTTAGATTTAACTGTTGCGGAAATTTGGCgaagagtcttttttttttcatgcatctTTGTTATACTGCTGTTGTATAATTCTTCATATTCTATTTACGTAGCTATGGGCTCTCCCCAGACGAACTTACTCCGTCATATTAACGACGCAAAGAAGAACGCTGTCAATCCCGTGGACTTCACCGCCAAGCTTTTCGAAGCTGTATGTGACTCAGGTGAGTGTGAGAGATTGGCTGAAGTTAGTTGTAATGCaaaatgtttcattcattccatttcatttatttccactttcataaTTGGTTTACAAAcattgcattaaaaacaaacagacagacaagcaaacaaacaaaaatacatggtgTCAATAATGATAGTGGCGGAATCATGAGAAACACAAAGTAGGCTTATTGAAAATGATCCCTTAAGAAATATCatgatgtaaatatgtgtaatcatttataatcatttgtaattgagttgaaacaaacataaatacaaaatgcGATTAGATTCACaacttgaaatcaataaaaaaaaaaccggatacatgtacgtgtagatatgaaagaaaagaagaaaagaagaaaactccaCATTTAACTATTCATCAACTTGTAGCTTGATTGCATCAAAAAGATGTTGTTTGTATAATATTTTAAATTGTCTTACGGTCTTACTGATCCTGAAAACTATATTCAAAAGTTCTAGAGTGGAGATGGTTTGCGTTTGCCTGGTCTTTCTTAAAGTTGCCTGACATTGTGGAAGGCTTGCATGACTCGCTGATTGTATTAACCTTCATTTTGTACTTATATGTCCGCGCATAACTCCAGTCTTTAAAACTTGTTAAGCTATAGTGAAGTATGCTCTCTCCCGCAGTCACCGCTCTGCCCTGGCGCTGAAAGATCTTTTGCAATGTCTTGTTTATCAgaacaagtttcatgaaaagcGAACGTCTGCTTATACATCCTTCACTTTGGAGCACTATTCCATCTTTTTTTAAGGACTCATCAACAACATCCCAAGCTTAAAGCCGTCCTGAAAACGCACTGATTTAAAACGCATTTTGAATGAGTTATGTTTGtatttgataacatttttcCGACATTTTTTCTCCTCCTCAGAAAAGGGTATCAAAACGCAAAGACGCAATGGTAGTGGTAAATGCGCTATAAAACCATCGtattattattaaaattatcattattattattattattattatcattattattattattattattattattattattattattattattattatcattattattattattattattattattatcattattattattattattattattattattattattattattattattattattatcattattattattattattattattattagtagtagtagtagtagtaatagtagtattgTCACTGCTACTATCGTtgctatttttattgttatcgCTATCGGATTACtctcattgctatcattatggTTATCATGCAGCATTCTTAtccatttatgtatgtatgtatgtatgtatgtatgtatgtatgtatgtatgtatgtatgtatgcatgcgtataaggTGACAAAACGTTATACATTTCCGTGCTCTAAGGTGTAGATGTTTCAACAATACTTTCAGTAAGATTGTTTCTGTTTACGTTTATTCGTTTTTAGTAAAGCTCCATTTTCATggtctgatatatatatatatatatatatatatatatatatatatatatatatatatatatatatatatatgtatatatatatgtatatatatatttttttttcagaaataatgCGAGGAACTGCATGAACATCGGCCTTTTTTACGTGACTATAATATAggcaatatcaatattctctTGAAAGTTTAGTGTATCAGAAAGTGATCGTGTGGCAAAGATTGTATCACCTTTTGATGTGTcctttgtttgattgttttttctcTCGCAGTTTTCATGACAGTTCTGTCAATCCTGATACTCGGTGTACCTGCTTCCATGGTTTATTTTGGTAATTACGTATTTCTTTTATACTCCTCTTCTCCATTTCTCTCTGCAGCTATAATGGTTATCTCACTCTTAGACACATTAGACACAAGAAGTAAACAGACAcagacatagacacacacacagactcacacacatacacacacactctctctctctctttgttatTTCTGTGATTACAATTTTAAGTTTTCCATttgtttaaaggtccagtttacctttgggagctgtgcagtgatttaaaaaaaagatgtaattgtaaaattaatgttcaagatatcacactAAGGTTGATGCATATGTTTAGGCCTGTTGTATCAagaaaacatcctaccatataaaattttcgcaataaagcctaaaatacaagaagatgtcagtatttttcacaataaaccataactgtagacggtttagtcttgaaacattattattataactatcattttgttcacattttgtgaatctaacaatacttaacatcgattatacggattcaaacaCCATGCACTTATCTATTATGTTTTTAATATTGCAACTGAAAGCTTTTTCTCACAGTGATTCCACATTTCTTCAATCTTTCTCCATTTCTCTGCTGAACAGGATTCATGTACCTGGACAAATGCCCCGGTCTGCCCCTGGTCCCGCTCTACCTGGTCGCCAACGGCAGTGTTCTTCTCTTTAAACTGTTATTGGACTTGGCTGTGCGAATCCAGCGGCACGTGGTGTTCTCAACTGGCTCCGGGAGCGACGTCCTCCAGTACTTGTGTGGCTGCACGTTTTGCAGCAATGTCTGCACCGTCATAGCGATGTCACTCTTTTTTGCAAGTACGCCACTCTTCGTTATGTTATACTCAATTTGTAAATCAAaggcagaatcagcgttttgaaatgTGCGGATCCAAAAAGGTGATTCAATTAAACGCCGTTGACGGGAGTACTATTTttctgctcattttttttttttttcgggcttGGGAAGCAGACAATATTTTGCGAACATGCACAGATCATTGTTGAAAAACTGCAATCGATTCTATTGTAGCGATCTGTTCGGCGTACATGGGTTTGCGTCAATGCCTTTCCAGTAGACATGACTATACAGAGAATTGCCGGTCGACACGTGAATTGCGTTTATGCTTCCCAACTTAATGTAATAAGAAAGAATCACCGATCGTAAACGCACTTTTTGTCCGTTTTGAATCGGCGTTTTTAAACGGGGTTAATATTAAAATGAACTGGGACGCAACCGAATTTTGCACTAATCACGCTTCAGAAATGCTGAttatgccccctcccccccccccaaaaaaaagtgaagttgtTTACACGCACTTTGAAGTGCCACCGATAGGACGAAATAATTCATCGTCTTCTCGACCTTTCTGGGTCTGAGAAAGGCTAGCAGCTAGGCGAGATCCAAGATCTCGTCTTCTCCCCTAAACTTTTCTggtctgaaataaaaaacaaacgaGAGGGTGAGATTTCATCTCCTTCCTTCTTGGACTCAAAACGCCTTGTCGGACCCAAGATCACGAGATCGCGGATCCCGGCTTCTCGTCCTCTCGGCCAAAAGAGGTCGAGAAGGCGAGGTATGAGTTTTATCTTCTTCTCGATAGCACTAATAAACTTTCGTGCACCGTGATGGTTAATTGGATCTATTGCGTCGATGTCATTCTTAAGCATAAATGTAGAAATTTTAATGTAAAACGCTCCAATAACTGCAAAGTGATGCTGGAATTTGGTGTCCAGGATGAGCAGTTTCAAGTCATTAAGAGTGAGACAGTTTTGCTGATCAATACCTTGATTACAATGAACACACAGGTGAAACAATGTTTCCTAACTTATTATTTTTCCCAAGACAGCTTCTGGTTACTCAGCTTTGAGCCCGTTACGGGGGACAGGTGGAGTAAAAACTACTGTCATCCATTCGTATACTCCTTCTCCGTGTGGATGGCCATTTCTCCTTACGTCCTACTGGCCGGAGCTGTCGTCACCTGCTTCTGCACATCAGCCGTTGGCTACGTTACCCTGAAATTCGACCAGACGGGCCCGTGAGAAAGACGCCCTCACCGAGCAGTGTACTAGATGTTTCCGAgtctggaaaaaacaaaaaaccgtGCTGCAAGTCAGAGAGGACTGCTCAAGTGTAGACTGTTGCGAAGATATTCCAACCAGTGAACAGTAATGCACATTGTATATTGCGATCTTCGTTTCAAACAAAGTTATGAGTACCGGTATCTCGATCTTGCaataaacattttttgaaacaaaTACACAATGAGATCTATGCGATTCATTCACAACAACAACTCTAGATCTGAACAATGCATGATGTTCCTTATGCAAGATCCTCGTGTCCATGTGTGCCTTTTTTCTCAGGTTTACTCGTTTAATGAGCTTTGAATGCATTTGTCTTTACATCCGACTTCATTCGGTGTTAACAATATAGTTTCATCCTGCACCTCAGGACTTTTGGTATAGCGCCATCAACGGCTCAGGATCTTAAAGTCACCCCGACCAACCTTCTCCGTTATCACACTTCACAGTGATGATCCGACTTTTAGAGCACTGTTCACACCATGTTTCCGGCAACCACGGCTGCCACGTTTCAGGCCACCGTGAACAAAACGGGATCTGGACGTGAAACAACgcggggaggggggaggggggggggggtgctcttGAAGCCCCAGTTGGAAATTACCGTAAAAAAGCAGTATCCAAACCGGATTGGTCTATACCTCCAGATCATGTGAAAACAATCATAGTTAGTAGAGATACGGTATTACGCTGTACCAATTAAACTACGGGTTACAAACATAAGTCTGATAGACTTGGTCAATACAATTGTCGAAAGTCAAATTTTCTGAAACATTGTCAAAATACCGTATTGTTACGATGTAGTTAGTGACCAAGATGGTCTGTCAGAGCCGAAGTATTGTAGTGAACACTCTATGTACAGTGCTGAGCAACCATTTCTTCGAAAGTGTCGTTGTCCTTATGAAGCCCTTATAAGAGATGATTCCAGCTGGTTGAATGTCGAGTTAGGATGAGCTCTTTAAGCTGGACTTAAAACAATTTTTTCCCCCGAAATGAGGCAAAGTCAGTGTTTGCAGTATGTAGGCCTGCCCCGGTACGGTAGCCAAAACGATAGCGTTATCGGAGCTTCGGAGGCACCATCCCCCTATCAGACAACGGTATAACGCTGCCTCCTTCCCCTATCGATTCTAATCGATTAGGGCAGGGTTAATGTTTTGTCTATACCTATAATGGGATGAATAATGTGGTTACGTAAAGTGGGTTCCGGTCTGTAAACATTACTGATAAATTATCTTGGTCCATGTCATGCcgttgtgtatatatattattgttttaGTGTAGTGCGCTGTGCTCCTAACTTAAATTCGTTTCAGATGGGTATGTCTCTTTATAATCACATATTTACACCTAAGTTTGACGGTTGATAATTAGACTGCCTTGAATTaacattgcctttttttttgggggggggggaggggcagggaTATTAGAGGCTACAAATATTGTGATGCAAATACAAAGTTTATATTTAATTATGTTGCGTGGTTTTGATTTTGAAACTTTTTAAAACTTGCTTAATCATACTATgcatttaaataaacttgaCTTTTCTTATGCCTCCCTTTGTGTTTATTTCTGGATATTTCTTTACtccaacagtaggcctaccctGCAATAATTACCGTACACAGTTCCGTGCAGATACACAATGCAAAGCAGTGCAGTACATATACGTATAGTGCATTACAGTATAGTTCGTTCATGTCATCTTCGTTTTCATGTAAGCGGAATGATAACCACTGTGGATGAGCCAATACAACGCATTATGAAAGATTCCGTCGCATAGTAGAATTTGATTCGCTTACAGCCATTCAAATCTGAAAGTGAAACGCCAGTCCATATGGTACGACTTGGATACAACGATAAATACCAGAAAATcaaaaacagtgatattttaATTGAATTCGAATAAATAAAACGATAATGGAAATTTACAGcgtttgtatgtattttttttaaaggaatggtCAAAATCATCGGCAATGATCGACAACGGTCATAATCAGGATATATTCATTTTGGGTAGGGGTGGTGACAGAATCTCTTCGCAAGAATCTCATTTGCGTGTACGCACGTATTTCGTAGATATCTACTTAACAGTGAATTTCGTTTCGTTTCATTTcgtttcgtttatttcattttcaacaaagagtgaCAATGAACAAACATATCACGAGAAAAGAACActgatatggaaataaaaataatgtggaaatgagtaaacaataatatggaaatgaaaatttcagaaggaaatGATTTGCATTTTCCCATTATATCATTCAAGAGATTTAATAACGCTGATGTCATGACTAAACAATGGTTGGTTTTAAAGGGGTAAGAGTTATAGTTAATCATTGAGAATTATGTGATGTCTTTACGCACAAAGTTAAGGGCTGGAAGACGATATACACAGGTCATTTTCCCCCATGTTGCTGAATCTTGGTGCACTTGATATCACTTTTACTTAATtctaaaggggcattccagatgatgttcataatttcacataatgTAGTACGTAaacgacagctccatgtatagattagTGGAATTTGTTATGGTCCTTGGGCAGAGAAtccaatactttgaaaaatcgtaaacaaattacactgaacagtgttgatgacatagagtctcacatatttcagaaatgtagcagtgtaattccattacaataccgcttgcttaacaagttcacctgttagtccatgggccaggccagatattggtaccacctgaggtggcaaaacctttttggtgtcattttgtttgtcgggcatagatatgcttatcaagctatgatagcatttccaaatgagtagtttagtcataataaatgaatttttaaccaatttggtctcgttgttatatccctatacttgtGAATCGAGAATAActgctatacaaagaagagcactgtcttgtgtatgtccacaggtgttctgtcgtaaacgcggtgcgcttagtctttattcaaggcagcgaagggaatatccaaaggatTATGATGTCCACAGTGCTTAGTCTTtcttcaagacggcgaagggaatatccaaatcttatgatacagtgtatatccctttatctattaaaaaaaaaaagattcctcgTGAAGTTTTTctcaattattcatcattttccggtgaaaacgctacggtgaaaacgctaatgccacgccaatgtcgctttatttccatccaacaatgaaggataatgaaaaaacaatgtaccggtacactacaatacattttgataaataatattgtaaatgaatagagtgatttttgtttaa is a window encoding:
- the LOC140235407 gene encoding uncharacterized protein, with amino-acid sequence MSCFIVESGSHAGYGGHVKSDDFTNFSEDLGTPSSPFCDEKKAMGSPQTNLLRHINDAKKNAVNPVDFTAKLFEAVCDSVFMTVLSILILGVPASMVYFGFMYLDKCPGLPLVPLYLVANGSVLLFKLLLDLAVRIQRHVVFSTGSGSDVLQYLCGCTFCSNVCTVIAMSLFFANSFWLLSFEPVTGDRWSKNYCHPFVYSFSVWMAISPYVLLAGAVVTCFCTSAVGYVTLKFDQTGP